A window of the Polaribacter sp. HaHaR_3_91 genome harbors these coding sequences:
- the rsgA gene encoding ribosome small subunit-dependent GTPase A — protein MKGIVYKSTGSWYHVKADNGEFYKCRIKGKFRIKDIKSTNPIAVGDKVVFDLEKKNDEETGVIKKILDRDNFIVRKSVNLSKQTHIIASNIDQVFLLITINNPPTFATFIDRFLVATRAYRIDTILVFNKIDSYQLEERAEILYLKDIYEAIGYRCVEVSSTQNKNVDTIKEIMTGKTSMFVGHSGVGKSTLVNAIEPSLNLKTKEISDQHNQGKHTTTFAEMFDLSFDARIIDTPGIKGFGVVDIDKYELGDYFPEFFALKQDCKFNNCIHTKEPQCAVKEALEEERVSWSRYKSYLQILSGDEEKEHFRTDVWNEEDNEE, from the coding sequence TAGAATAAAAGACATCAAAAGCACCAATCCAATTGCGGTTGGTGATAAAGTTGTGTTCGATTTAGAGAAAAAGAATGATGAAGAAACAGGTGTCATCAAAAAGATTTTAGATAGAGATAATTTTATTGTTAGAAAATCTGTAAATCTTTCTAAACAGACCCACATTATTGCTTCTAATATAGACCAAGTTTTCTTATTGATTACTATTAATAATCCGCCTACATTTGCCACATTTATAGATCGATTTTTAGTAGCAACCAGAGCTTATAGAATAGATACTATTTTGGTTTTTAATAAAATAGACTCTTATCAACTAGAGGAACGAGCAGAAATTTTATACTTAAAGGATATTTACGAAGCTATTGGTTATCGTTGTGTAGAAGTTTCATCTACGCAAAATAAAAATGTAGATACCATTAAAGAAATAATGACAGGTAAAACATCTATGTTTGTTGGTCATTCTGGTGTTGGTAAATCTACTTTGGTAAATGCTATTGAACCTTCTTTAAACCTAAAAACAAAAGAAATTTCAGATCAACATAATCAAGGGAAACACACTACTACTTTTGCAGAAATGTTCGATTTAAGTTTCGATGCAAGAATTATAGATACACCCGGTATTAAAGGATTTGGAGTTGTAGATATTGATAAATACGAATTAGGAGATTATTTTCCTGAGTTTTTTGCTTTAAAACAAGATTGTAAATTCAATAATTGTATTCACACTAAAGAACCACAATGTGCAGTAAAAGAGGCGTTAGAAGAAGAGCGTGTTTCTTGGTCTCGTTATAAAAGTTACCTTCAAATTTTAAGTGGAGATGAAGAGAAAGAACATTTTAGAACAGATGTTTGGAATGAAGAAGATAATGAGGAGTAA
- the dtd gene encoding D-aminoacyl-tRNA deacylase, which yields MKIVIQRVSEASVTIDNAKVAEIKMGLLVLLGIVDDDTEEDINFLVRKTANLRVFNDENQVMNKSLIHIDGEVIVVSQFTLQASTKKGNRPSYIEAARPEIAIPLYENFVATLENELGKKVQTGQFGADMKVALINDGPVTIIIDSKNKE from the coding sequence ATGAAAATTGTAATTCAAAGAGTATCGGAAGCTAGTGTAACGATCGATAATGCTAAAGTTGCAGAAATTAAAATGGGACTTTTAGTATTATTAGGTATTGTTGATGATGATACAGAAGAAGATATTAATTTCTTGGTTAGAAAAACAGCCAATCTTCGTGTTTTTAATGATGAAAATCAGGTGATGAACAAATCACTCATACACATTGATGGTGAAGTAATTGTTGTAAGTCAGTTTACTCTACAGGCATCCACCAAAAAAGGAAATAGACCCAGTTATATTGAAGCAGCAAGACCAGAAATAGCCATTCCGTTGTATGAGAATTTTGTAGCAACCTTAGAAAACGAACTCGGTAAAAAAGTACAAACAGGTCAGTTTGGTGCAGATATGAAAGTAGCTTTGATAAACGATGGTCCGGTTACAATTATTATAGATTCTAAAAATAAAGAGTAG
- a CDS encoding YceI family protein, producing MKRIILSLVLVASVLTACKGEKKEKVEAKEAVKVEVNVAELNNVDTSVSVLNWKGTKPGGAHNGTVALKSGGLLVEDGKLINGEFVIDMTTIVNLDIPADKEGNAKLVGHLSNEDFFEVDAYPISKFVITNVEEVEGKLAVTGNLQIKDVTKSITIPATISTENGVTVFTSESFNVDRSDFNVKYGSKKFFEGLKDKFIDDIMTFSFVVKTKA from the coding sequence ATGAAAAGAATAATTTTATCATTAGTATTAGTAGCATCAGTTTTAACTGCATGTAAAGGAGAAAAAAAAGAAAAAGTAGAAGCTAAAGAAGCTGTAAAAGTTGAGGTTAATGTTGCTGAACTAAATAATGTTGATACTTCTGTTTCAGTTTTAAATTGGAAAGGAACAAAACCAGGAGGAGCCCATAATGGAACTGTAGCTTTAAAAAGTGGAGGTTTATTAGTAGAAGATGGTAAACTTATTAATGGTGAGTTTGTAATTGACATGACTACTATTGTAAATTTAGATATTCCTGCAGATAAAGAAGGAAATGCAAAATTAGTAGGGCATTTAAGTAATGAAGACTTTTTTGAAGTAGATGCTTATCCTATTTCAAAATTTGTTATTACCAATGTAGAAGAGGTGGAAGGAAAATTAGCAGTTACGGGAAATTTACAAATTAAAGATGTAACAAAAAGTATAACAATACCTGCAACTATCTCTACAGAAAATGGAGTTACAGTATTTACAAGTGAATCTTTTAATGTAGATAGATCAGATTTTAATGTAAAATATGGTTCTAAAAAATTCTTTGAGGGATTAAAAGATAAATTTATAGATGATATTATGACTTTCTCTTTTGTTGTAAAAACGAAAGCGTAA
- a CDS encoding DUF3857 domain-containing protein, translating to MLIPSSLTEDANAVIRDNSIEITIEEVDEMTVFKKEVITVLNKLGDNYVSMSAHYDDDTKITELSATIYDAFGREIKKYKERDFLDVSAVSGGTLYSDSRVKYIDHTPVSYPYTVVFESEYKTSSTGFIPSWFPVESYFLSIEKSSYKLLNPKKFTVRTKEKNFNSYSIENTSTEFNLNYAISNQKVVKYENNAPLSIDIMPYLMVGINQFSLKKIVGEATNWSEFGKWRYDYLKNGKDELSEDIKAKVRILVEGVTDPIEKAKIVYAFMQNKTRYISVQEGVGGWMPIPANEVDKVGYGDCKGLTNYTKTLLDAVGVKSHYAVIWAGAEQRDVEKDFFGMQGNHVILNIPNNGNDIWLECTSQTIPFGFLGDFTDDRNVLVMTPEGGIVKRTPAYKDETNLQEIKANIQLEKNGNLSASLKRVSNGIQYDDKSYYEKLSEEELIKNYKSNVWEYNNNLEITAVDLLNDKEEVVFKEDLKMTIKSYASVNEQEYLFRVNVFNKNGFVPKRYRSRKLPLKISRGYKDDTTYKFKLPEGYVLSTLPSEKVLSTKFGTYKITFTKIDDTTFNYHKTMVIKYGVYAKEDYNNYRNFRRSIVKYENLRIAITPK from the coding sequence TTGTTAATTCCCAGTTCGTTAACAGAAGATGCAAATGCAGTTATTAGAGACAATTCTATAGAAATTACTATTGAGGAAGTAGATGAAATGACGGTGTTTAAAAAAGAAGTAATTACAGTTTTAAATAAATTAGGAGACAACTATGTTAGCATGTCTGCTCATTATGATGATGATACAAAAATAACGGAACTTTCCGCTACTATTTATGATGCTTTTGGTCGTGAGATTAAAAAGTATAAAGAAAGAGATTTTTTAGACGTAAGTGCAGTAAGTGGAGGAACTTTGTACTCCGATTCTAGAGTAAAATATATAGATCATACGCCAGTTTCTTATCCGTACACGGTCGTTTTTGAATCTGAATATAAAACATCATCCACAGGTTTTATTCCCAGTTGGTTTCCCGTAGAAAGTTATTTTTTATCCATAGAAAAAAGCAGCTACAAACTTTTAAACCCAAAGAAATTTACGGTTAGAACAAAAGAAAAAAACTTTAATTCTTATTCTATAGAAAATACCTCTACTGAGTTTAATCTAAACTATGCAATAAGCAATCAAAAAGTGGTTAAGTATGAAAATAATGCGCCTCTGTCTATAGATATTATGCCTTATTTAATGGTTGGGATAAATCAATTTTCCTTAAAAAAAATAGTAGGAGAAGCTACTAATTGGAGTGAGTTTGGTAAGTGGCGTTATGACTATTTAAAAAATGGAAAAGACGAACTGTCTGAGGATATAAAAGCAAAGGTTAGAATATTGGTAGAAGGTGTAACAGACCCAATAGAAAAAGCTAAAATTGTCTATGCTTTTATGCAAAATAAAACACGTTATATAAGTGTGCAAGAAGGAGTAGGAGGTTGGATGCCAATACCTGCTAATGAGGTGGATAAAGTGGGCTATGGAGATTGTAAAGGATTAACCAATTATACCAAAACACTATTAGACGCTGTTGGCGTAAAATCTCATTATGCAGTAATTTGGGCAGGAGCAGAACAGCGAGATGTAGAAAAAGATTTTTTTGGAATGCAAGGAAATCATGTTATTTTAAATATTCCAAATAATGGTAATGACATTTGGTTAGAATGTACAAGTCAGACAATTCCGTTTGGGTTTTTAGGAGATTTTACAGATGACAGAAATGTGTTGGTAATGACGCCAGAGGGTGGTATTGTTAAACGTACACCGGCTTATAAAGACGAAACAAACCTTCAGGAAATAAAAGCAAATATTCAGCTAGAAAAAAACGGAAATTTATCTGCTAGTTTAAAAAGAGTTTCTAATGGAATTCAATATGATGATAAATCATATTATGAAAAACTTTCAGAAGAAGAACTTATTAAGAATTACAAATCTAACGTTTGGGAGTATAATAATAACTTAGAAATTACAGCAGTAGATTTATTAAATGATAAAGAAGAAGTCGTTTTTAAAGAAGATTTAAAAATGACTATTAAAAGCTATGCTTCCGTAAATGAACAAGAATATTTATTTAGGGTAAATGTTTTTAACAAAAATGGTTTTGTACCTAAAAGATATAGAAGTAGAAAATTGCCTTTAAAAATTTCTAGAGGTTATAAAGATGATACAACATATAAATTTAAACTTCCGGAAGGATACGTTTTGAGTACTTTACCATCAGAAAAAGTACTATCTACAAAATTTGGAACCTACAAAATTACTTTTACTAAAATAGATGATACCACTTTTAATTATCATAAAACAATGGTTATTAAGTATGGAGTTTATGCTAAAGAAGACTATAATAATTATCGAAACTTTAGAAGAAGTATTGTGAAATATGAAAATTTAAGAATTGCTATAACCCCAAAATAA
- a CDS encoding transglutaminase domain-containing protein: MKRITIVLLLLSQISLVAQDYKFGKVSKEELKEEFYPSDASADAAYLYKSRRTYFTYVQDKGFQVITEIHERIKIYNKSGFDKATKSITYYKPEKGDNEKVTSIKGYSFALESGKVKKEKLSKSSIFDEKLSRYRSIKKITFPNVKVGSVLDLEYKIISPYRSIDDVDYQFDIPVKLLNYKIEIPEYYSFTKKTKGYYFIDIKEGIKNGSITMSQRVRTSEKSMGETLTSQVVTSKVNLKTNIDIYESENIPALKNNEPYVTDVKNYRGGVKYELASTKFPNSILKFYSNNWEDVSEQIYKSESFGAELEKTSYYKDDLEEILKTTKTESEKIDAIFQFVKNQVKWNNYNGIYTDYGVRKAFKERVGNIADINLLLTSMLRSAGLDANPVLLSTRVNGVPFFPTIEGFNYVIATVALQNGETVLLDASEEFSVPNILPTRALNWKGRKVAKDGTSSWIQLTSSKHALEDHNVMVKISEDMLVKGLIRTNYDNLNALNYRKNNNHIKEEELKESLEEKYGFEIDGYRVVNKEGLDKPIVRTLQFSSDNLVENVNGKLYVEPLLFLSEHQNPFKLEDRKFPVDFATPWKESNTVSIQVPEGYKVETLPEPLAIGLPDSLGVFKFQVTQQGNKIRTLSVLQFNNAVIAPQYYAALKGFYSQLVEKQSEKIVLIKI; this comes from the coding sequence ATGAAGAGAATTACAATTGTATTGCTATTATTAAGTCAAATTTCTTTGGTTGCTCAAGATTATAAGTTTGGTAAAGTGTCTAAAGAAGAATTAAAAGAGGAGTTTTACCCTTCTGATGCTTCTGCAGATGCTGCTTATTTATATAAAAGTAGAAGAACTTATTTTACCTATGTTCAAGATAAAGGTTTTCAAGTAATCACTGAAATTCATGAACGTATTAAAATTTATAATAAGTCAGGTTTTGATAAAGCTACAAAATCTATCACTTATTACAAACCAGAAAAAGGAGATAATGAAAAGGTAACCTCTATTAAAGGGTATAGTTTTGCATTAGAATCTGGTAAAGTAAAAAAGGAAAAGCTTTCTAAATCTTCAATTTTTGATGAGAAATTATCTAGATATAGAAGTATTAAAAAAATTACGTTTCCTAATGTTAAAGTTGGTTCAGTGTTAGATTTAGAATATAAAATAATTTCTCCATACCGTTCTATTGACGACGTAGATTACCAATTTGATATTCCTGTAAAATTATTAAATTATAAAATTGAAATACCAGAGTATTATAGTTTTACTAAAAAAACGAAAGGATATTATTTTATAGATATTAAAGAAGGTATAAAAAACGGAAGTATTACAATGTCTCAAAGAGTAAGGACGTCAGAAAAAAGTATGGGGGAAACTTTAACATCTCAAGTGGTTACCTCTAAAGTTAATCTTAAAACTAATATCGATATTTATGAATCGGAAAACATACCAGCTTTAAAAAATAACGAACCTTATGTAACAGATGTTAAAAATTATAGAGGAGGAGTTAAATATGAATTAGCTTCTACAAAGTTTCCAAATTCTATCTTAAAATTCTATTCAAATAATTGGGAAGATGTAAGTGAGCAAATTTATAAATCGGAAAGTTTTGGTGCAGAATTAGAAAAAACTAGTTATTACAAAGACGATTTAGAAGAAATTTTAAAAACTACAAAAACAGAATCAGAAAAGATTGATGCTATTTTTCAATTTGTAAAAAATCAAGTAAAATGGAATAACTATAATGGTATTTACACAGATTATGGTGTTAGAAAGGCGTTTAAAGAAAGGGTTGGTAATATTGCAGATATCAATTTATTGTTAACTTCTATGTTGCGATCTGCAGGTTTAGATGCAAACCCAGTATTATTAAGTACAAGGGTAAATGGTGTTCCTTTTTTTCCTACAATAGAGGGTTTTAATTATGTAATTGCTACCGTAGCGCTTCAAAATGGAGAGACAGTTTTATTGGATGCTTCAGAAGAATTTAGTGTACCAAATATCTTACCAACGAGAGCGTTAAATTGGAAAGGTAGAAAGGTTGCTAAGGATGGAACTTCTTCTTGGATTCAGTTAACATCTTCTAAACATGCATTAGAAGATCATAATGTTATGGTTAAAATTTCTGAAGACATGCTTGTAAAAGGATTAATTAGAACAAATTATGATAACCTAAACGCCTTAAATTACAGAAAGAATAATAATCATATAAAAGAAGAAGAGTTAAAAGAAAGTTTAGAAGAAAAATATGGATTTGAAATAGATGGATATAGGGTTGTAAATAAAGAAGGCTTAGACAAACCTATTGTTAGAACTCTTCAGTTTAGTAGCGATAATTTAGTGGAAAATGTAAACGGAAAACTGTATGTAGAGCCTTTATTATTTTTATCAGAACATCAAAATCCGTTTAAATTAGAAGATAGAAAATTCCCTGTAGATTTTGCAACTCCATGGAAAGAAAGTAATACTGTTTCTATTCAGGTTCCAGAAGGGTATAAAGTAGAAACGCTTCCAGAACCATTGGCTATTGGGTTGCCAGATAGTTTGGGTGTATTTAAATTTCAAGTAACACAACAAGGAAATAAAATAAGAACCTTATCTGTTTTACAATTTAACAATGCTGTTATTGCTCCTCAATATTATGCAGCATTAAAAGGTTTTTATAGTCAATTAGTAGAAAAGCAATCAGAGAAAATTGTTTTAATTAAAATTTAA
- the nhaC gene encoding Na+/H+ antiporter NhaC, translated as MESQNIRPTNLEDENIIENQELNIWEALIPVFVLVAMLFYNVFFVYGDDALSGSNQFILLMGAAVAAIVGFKNKVSYKQMMEEVSENIKSTSSALLILLMVGALAGTWLISGIIPSMIYYGLQILNPTIFLAASVIICAIISIATGSSWTTSATVGIALVGIGNTLGIPAGMTAGAVLSGAYFGDKMSPLSDTTNLAPTMAGGDLFTHIKYMALTTVPTIIITLLVFVIIGFSIETTGTPDVSDKLAAIDAAFNISPWLFIVPITVIFLIIKKTEPLVALLVGILFAGIVAVIAQPDIVVSVAGADSLTFNSAYKGVMNAITVDSAVETTSVELNDLFSAGGMNGMLGTIWLIICAMVFGGIMDAIGALARISKALLSMASSVFGLFTSTVASCLALNVTASDQYLAIVVPGKMFKKAYEDKGLAPENLSRTLEDSGTVTSVLIPWNTCGAYQSGVLGVGVSEYFFFAIFNWLSPIMTLIFAAFNIKIKQLIKK; from the coding sequence ATGGAGAGCCAAAATATTAGACCAACAAACCTGGAAGACGAAAATATTATAGAAAATCAAGAGCTTAATATTTGGGAGGCTCTAATACCGGTTTTTGTATTGGTTGCTATGTTGTTTTACAATGTTTTCTTTGTTTATGGTGATGATGCTTTAAGTGGTAGTAATCAATTTATTTTGTTAATGGGAGCAGCAGTAGCTGCCATTGTAGGTTTTAAGAATAAGGTTTCTTACAAACAAATGATGGAAGAAGTCTCTGAAAATATAAAATCTACTTCTAGCGCTCTTTTAATCTTATTAATGGTTGGTGCTTTGGCAGGAACTTGGTTAATAAGTGGTATCATTCCTTCTATGATTTATTATGGATTACAAATCTTAAACCCAACAATATTTTTAGCCGCTTCGGTAATAATTTGTGCCATTATTTCTATTGCAACCGGTAGTTCTTGGACTACTTCTGCAACCGTTGGTATTGCTTTGGTGGGGATTGGAAATACATTAGGTATTCCTGCAGGTATGACGGCAGGAGCAGTATTGTCTGGTGCTTATTTTGGAGATAAAATGTCACCTTTATCAGATACTACAAATCTTGCACCTACAATGGCAGGTGGAGATTTGTTTACACATATTAAATATATGGCGTTAACTACAGTGCCAACAATTATAATTACATTATTGGTTTTTGTAATTATTGGTTTTTCTATAGAAACAACAGGTACACCAGATGTTTCAGATAAATTAGCGGCTATAGATGCTGCTTTTAATATTTCTCCTTGGTTATTTATTGTACCAATAACGGTGATATTTTTAATCATAAAAAAAACAGAACCTTTAGTAGCTTTATTAGTGGGTATTTTATTTGCAGGTATTGTTGCTGTAATTGCACAACCAGATATTGTTGTGAGTGTTGCCGGCGCAGATTCTTTAACTTTTAATTCAGCATATAAAGGAGTCATGAATGCAATTACAGTAGATTCTGCTGTAGAAACTACAAGTGTGGAATTAAATGATTTATTTTCTGCCGGAGGAATGAATGGAATGTTGGGGACTATTTGGTTGATAATTTGTGCAATGGTTTTTGGTGGAATTATGGATGCAATTGGAGCTTTGGCAAGAATTAGTAAAGCTTTATTAAGTATGGCATCTTCTGTTTTTGGTTTGTTTACAAGTACTGTTGCGAGTTGTTTGGCATTAAACGTAACGGCTTCAGACCAGTATTTGGCCATTGTTGTACCAGGAAAAATGTTTAAAAAAGCGTATGAAGATAAAGGCTTAGCACCAGAAAATTTAAGTAGAACATTAGAAGATTCTGGTACGGTAACTTCTGTTTTAATTCCATGGAATACCTGTGGAGCATATCAATCTGGAGTTTTAGGAGTAGGTGTTTCAGAATATTTTTTCTTTGCTATTTTTAACTGGTTAAGTCCTATTATGACTTTAATTTTTGCTGCTTTTAATATTAAAATTAAGCAATTAATTAAAAAATAA
- a CDS encoding GNAT family N-acetyltransferase, which produces MIVPADFLEAEQLTQIALKSKAFWGYSNDLIEGWRADLTVTTKTIQTCQVYKIMVDDVTVGFYVLNNAKEELVKLEMLFVLPKFIGKGIGKKLLIHALEKAIVSNAKTIELVADPNAIPFYKSQGFVEKEQIGSAILGRFLSLMQKDLKQ; this is translated from the coding sequence ATGATTGTTCCCGCTGATTTTTTAGAAGCAGAACAGCTCACCCAAATTGCTTTAAAATCGAAAGCTTTTTGGGGGTATTCTAACGATTTGATAGAAGGTTGGAGAGCAGACCTAACCGTAACTACTAAAACCATACAAACCTGCCAAGTGTATAAAATTATGGTTGATGACGTTACTGTTGGTTTCTATGTTTTAAACAATGCGAAGGAAGAGCTTGTTAAATTAGAAATGTTATTTGTTTTACCTAAATTTATAGGAAAAGGTATCGGTAAAAAACTACTAATACATGCCTTAGAAAAAGCAATCGTTTCTAACGCAAAAACAATAGAGTTAGTTGCAGATCCTAATGCTATTCCTTTTTATAAATCTCAAGGTTTTGTAGAAAAGGAGCAAATAGGGAGTGCTATTTTGGGACGTTTTTTGTCTTTAATGCAAAAAGATTTAAAGCAATAG
- a CDS encoding putative porin, with amino-acid sequence MNKSLFFLSILVLFITNTLYSQTDFQLGSGGNGLGRNPNSQNDSIKNSGEISVTLSGKTKYTDYKIFSHQRDTTYIDTTLSIQKDYKFNYLRTDNFELLGFHNQGQTFTNLGYDFSNLKLMPDIGFTAKQFSYLDIDEIKYYEVPTPTTEITYRTGLQQGQVLDAIFTVNFSRRLNVSLSYKGIRSLGAYRRSLASHGNFRGAFHYRTEDNQYEIRGHLTSQDFFNEESGGLPQAEIDKFESNDSDYSTRSYLDVNLDDAENNFEGRRLYLEHSYKLLANKDTINKTDFSNLKIGHVFTTETKEYSFTQPTITTDFFGESNASGASNNQAKNTITNNEMNLEFNSKYVLGKFKAKVNLSSYSYGYDSILNSNSNISKVKLEGNAISVGADWNARIKNFHLNATGNLAPGSGRLSGSFLQGEALYKKDSLFAVKGSLLISSKSPNFNTLLHQSKYDDYNWYNDFSSVNTRDLGFDLSSKWLNASLNFTNIDNYTYFDENNKPQQFDGQISYLKVKASKEFRIKKFALDNTIMYQNVSSGSSVFRVPELVTRNTLYYQDYWFKGKPMLVNIGATFNYFTKYKMNAYNPLLAEFTLQNDQEIGFPSIDVFFNAQVRRTRLFLKIENVTSSFTEKNYYSAPNYPYRDFVIRFGLVWNWFI; translated from the coding sequence ATGAACAAATCGTTATTTTTCTTATCAATACTTGTTTTATTTATAACAAACACGCTATACTCTCAAACAGATTTTCAATTGGGAAGTGGAGGAAATGGTTTAGGAAGGAATCCTAATTCTCAGAATGATTCTATTAAAAATTCTGGTGAAATCTCTGTAACTTTATCTGGAAAGACAAAATATACGGATTATAAAATATTTTCTCACCAAAGAGATACTACTTATATAGACACCACTTTATCAATTCAGAAGGATTATAAGTTCAATTATTTGCGTACTGATAATTTTGAGTTATTGGGTTTTCATAATCAAGGGCAAACTTTTACTAATTTAGGATATGATTTTAGCAATCTAAAATTAATGCCAGATATTGGTTTTACTGCAAAACAGTTTAGTTATTTAGATATCGACGAAATAAAATATTACGAAGTACCTACACCAACTACAGAGATAACTTACAGAACTGGTTTACAACAGGGACAAGTTTTAGATGCTATTTTTACTGTAAATTTTTCTCGAAGACTTAATGTTTCTCTTTCATATAAAGGAATTCGTTCTTTGGGAGCTTACAGAAGATCTTTAGCGAGTCATGGAAATTTTAGAGGTGCTTTTCACTACAGAACAGAAGATAATCAATATGAAATTCGAGGACATTTAACGTCTCAAGACTTCTTTAATGAAGAAAGTGGAGGCTTACCACAAGCTGAAATTGATAAGTTTGAAAGCAACGATTCCGACTATAGTACCCGATCTTATTTAGATGTAAATTTAGATGATGCAGAAAATAATTTTGAAGGTAGGAGATTGTATTTAGAACATAGTTATAAATTATTGGCAAATAAAGACACCATCAATAAAACAGATTTTAGCAACTTAAAAATAGGACACGTATTTACTACAGAAACTAAAGAATATAGTTTTACACAACCTACAATAACAACAGATTTTTTTGGAGAATCTAATGCTTCTGGAGCAAGTAATAACCAAGCTAAAAATACCATTACAAATAATGAAATGAACTTAGAGTTTAATTCTAAATATGTCCTTGGTAAATTTAAAGCCAAAGTAAATCTTTCTAGTTATTCTTACGGATATGATTCAATTCTAAATTCTAATAGTAACATTTCTAAAGTTAAATTAGAAGGAAATGCTATTTCTGTGGGTGCAGATTGGAATGCTAGAATTAAAAACTTTCATTTAAACGCTACTGGTAATTTAGCCCCAGGGAGTGGTAGGTTGTCTGGGAGTTTTCTACAAGGTGAAGCTTTGTACAAAAAAGATAGTCTTTTTGCCGTAAAAGGTAGTTTATTAATTAGTTCTAAATCGCCAAACTTTAACACTTTATTACATCAAAGTAAATATGATGATTACAATTGGTATAATGATTTTAGCTCTGTTAACACAAGAGATTTAGGGTTTGATTTAAGTTCTAAATGGTTAAATGCTTCTCTAAATTTCACCAATATTGACAACTACACATATTTTGATGAAAACAACAAACCACAACAGTTTGATGGCCAGATTTCATATTTAAAGGTGAAAGCAAGTAAAGAGTTTAGAATAAAAAAGTTTGCTTTAGATAATACAATAATGTACCAGAATGTAAGTAGCGGAAGTTCTGTTTTTAGAGTACCAGAATTGGTTACTAGAAATACCTTATACTACCAAGATTATTGGTTTAAAGGAAAACCAATGTTGGTAAATATTGGTGCAACTTTTAACTACTTTACAAAGTATAAAATGAATGCTTATAATCCGTTATTAGCAGAGTTTACCTTACAAAATGACCAAGAGATAGGTTTCCCTTCTATAGATGTTTTCTTTAATGCACAAGTACGAAGAACTCGTTTGTTTTTAAAAATAGAAAATGTAACTTCTAGCTTTACAGAGAAAAATTATTACTCTGCGCCTAACTACCCTTATAGAGATTTTGTAATTCGTTTTGGATTGGTTTGGAACTGGTTTATATAG
- a CDS encoding ribonuclease HII, with protein sequence MLASNYSGFILEAGTDEAGRGCLCGPVVAAAVILPKDFTHPFLNDSKQLSEAKRDELRPFIEKNAIAYGVSFVWQEEVDLINVLQASITGMHRSIEMLKIQPEYIIVDGNKFRDYNDIPHETIVKGDAKYLSIAAASVLAKTYRDEYMAKIHKEFPMYNWAKNKGYPTKEHRNGIREFGATKYHRKTFKLLPEQIKLKL encoded by the coding sequence ATGTTAGCATCAAATTATAGTGGTTTTATTTTAGAAGCAGGTACAGATGAGGCGGGAAGAGGTTGTTTATGCGGGCCAGTTGTAGCAGCAGCAGTAATTTTACCAAAAGATTTTACACACCCTTTTTTAAATGATTCTAAGCAGTTATCGGAAGCAAAGAGAGATGAATTACGTCCGTTTATAGAAAAAAATGCCATTGCTTATGGCGTTTCCTTTGTTTGGCAAGAAGAAGTAGATCTTATAAATGTTTTGCAAGCCTCTATTACGGGCATGCATCGTTCTATAGAGATGCTTAAAATACAGCCAGAATACATTATTGTAGACGGAAATAAGTTTAGAGACTACAACGATATTCCGCATGAAACCATTGTAAAAGGCGATGCAAAATATTTAAGTATTGCAGCAGCTTCTGTATTGGCAAAAACCTATAGAGATGAGTATATGGCAAAGATTCATAAAGAATTTCCTATGTATAATTGGGCTAAAAATAAAGGGTATCCAACAAAAGAACATAGAAACGGAATTCGTGAATTTGGAGCAACAAAATACCATAGAAAAACGTTTAAGTTGCTACCAGAACAGATTAAGTTAAAGTTGTAG